The Macrobrachium rosenbergii isolate ZJJX-2024 chromosome 8, ASM4041242v1, whole genome shotgun sequence genome includes a region encoding these proteins:
- the LOC136840962 gene encoding AP-4 complex subunit beta-1-like: protein MSALSMDKKELLTKITGDVDLPTSEVVELLASHTTLAKKLTCSHIANKCTSNTDLALLTANLLLKDAGDANPSVRSSSILALAALPGIEESTVRALTAALSDQAAQVRRAAAVACSRFFTHTPNVVLECGLVDALYDSLRDSDPIVISNAIISLDTILKNEGGMVINKNIAHYLLGRILQFSDCNAVYILTLLLRYCPKTDEEIFLLLNALDELLSSKAPAVLVGCIKLFLHWTEKHPHLKKDMLEMIQTPMCKILSRNVPETAFLILGFLGTLGNIREVFGPHFKYFLVRAKDPGYLKMQKLKVLPLVSTKTNVCSLIEEVKPFCSDYQSFREAVSCVSALAQVSASAYKQCLNIFIMLLDSPTERVVIATLECLMSLLSSPVYKNEVCSTDTEASNLSPVFPEEKDIDGLENESSKQDDSVDIKNDVLAVPDIPQDLISALTRALSRRSVQEAAPSLVLYILGTMSAFLNCSPDILESMSSLSPSVSDFSNADLVTAAARIFLSRPAQMHLILASILNNAFAIGGASASRAALVYAALLEGPKSAASLLGANDFLVLKNLSVQDG from the exons GTGCACAAGTAATACTGATTTAGCTCTTCTAACAGCAAACCTCCTCTTGAAAGATGCTGGGGATGCTAATCCCAGTGTGAGAAGTTCTAGCATATTGGCCCTTGCTGCATTACCTGGAATTGAAGAAAGCACTGTAAGGGCTTTAACTGCTGCCCTTTCAGATCAAGCAGCTCAG GTCCGTCGAGCTGCCGCAGTAGCATGTTCAcgattcttcacacacacaccgAATGTTGTACTGGAGTGTGGATTAGTGGATGCACTGTATGATAGCCTAAGAGACTCAGATCCAATCGTTATAAGTAATGCCATAATCTCTTTGGATACTATTCTCAAAAATGAGGGTGGAATGGTTATCAACAAAAATATTGCACATTACTTATTGGGAAGAATTCTACAATTTTCTGACTGCAATGCCGTTTATATTTTGACACTTCTTCTTAG ATATTGTCCTAAGACAGATGAAGAAATTTTCCTCCTTTTGAATGCTCTCGATGAACTTTTGTCATCAAAAGCCCCAGCTGTTTTAGTTGGATGTATTAAATTGTTTTTACACTGGACAGAGAAGCACCCCCACTTGAAAAAGGATATGCTCGAGATGATACAAACACCCATGTGTAAGATTTTGAGTCGTAATGTTCCAGAAACAGCTTTCCTCATTCTTGGTTTCTTGGGAACACTGGGCAATATCAGAGAGGTGTTTGGGCCACATTTTAAATACTTTCTAGTAAGGGCAAAGGATCCAGGGTACTTAAAGATGCAAAAACTGAAAGTTTTGCCATTAGTGAGTACTAAAACCAATGTTTGCAGTCTCATCGAAGAAGTAAAACCATTTTGCAGTGACTATCAGAGTTTCAGAGAAGCAGTTTCCTGTGTAAGTGCACTAGCCCAAGTTAGTGCTTCTGCCTATAAACAGtgtcttaacatatttattatgCTTCTCGACTCCCCCACTGAACGAGTGGTCATAGCTACATTGGAGTGTCTTATGAGTCTATTGTCTTCACCagtttataaaaatgaagtatGTAGCACTGATACTGAAGCTTCTAATCTTTCTCCAGTATTCCCTGAAGAGAAGGACATTGATGGATTAGAAAATGAGTCTTCTAAACAAGATGATAGTGTAGATATAAAAAATGATGTATTAGCTGTTCCAGATATTCCACAAGACCTCATCTCAGCCCTAACAAGAGCTCTGTCAAGACGCTCAGTGCAAGAAGCAGCTCCTTctcttgtactgtatatacttggtACTATGTCAGCCTTCCTCAATTGTTCTCCGGATATATTAGAAAGTATGTCTTCTCTCTCCCCATCAGTTTCAGATTTTTCCAATGCAGATCTAGTGACTGCAGCAGCACGAATATTTTTGTCAAGACCAGCACAAATGCATCTTATTTTAGCATCCATTCTAAATAATGCTTTTGCAATAGGAGGTGCATCAGCCAGTAGGGCTGCCTTAGTTTATGCTGCTTTGCTAGAAGGCCCCAAAAGTGCTGCCAGTCTGCTTGGAGCTAATGATTTCTTGGTTCTTAAAAATTTAAGTGTACAAGATGGTTAA